A single region of the Clostridia bacterium genome encodes:
- a CDS encoding adenylosuccinate lyase, with the protein MHEYYESPLCKRYAGKEMKRVFSDDVKFATWRKLWIALAESEKELGLPISDAQIAELKAHIDDIDYDFAAAKEKEVRHDVMAHVHTYGEKCPNAKGIIHLGATSCYVCDNADVIIQRQAMLLIKRELLAAIRAVAEFAEKHKGIPTLAYTHFQAAQPTTVGKRATLWLQDLLMDLEQVDFAISNMKLLGCKGTTGTSASFLELFDGDAAKVEELEKRIVAKLGFNSAYAVSGQTYTRKADFALLSVLSGIAQSAHKFSNDIRLLSHLKEVDEPFEKGQIGSSAMAYKRNPMRSERIASLARYCISDLTNPAITAASQWLERTLDDSANRRVAIPEAFLCVDAILALYINVISGLKVYPKMMEKHLKEELPFMATENILMYCVSRKGGDRQQLHEAIRRHSVAAAEQVKLNGGENDLLERILADGTFGLTREELDGILDAGGFTGLAEKQTDDFLAGPVKTALDANAGFETVDVEINV; encoded by the coding sequence ATGCACGAGTATTACGAAAGCCCGCTCTGCAAGCGCTACGCGGGGAAGGAAATGAAACGCGTCTTTTCCGATGACGTGAAATTCGCGACCTGGCGAAAGCTCTGGATCGCGCTCGCGGAGAGCGAGAAGGAGCTCGGCCTGCCGATTTCCGACGCGCAGATAGCGGAGCTGAAAGCGCATATTGACGATATCGACTACGATTTCGCCGCCGCAAAGGAAAAGGAAGTCCGTCACGACGTTATGGCGCACGTTCATACCTACGGAGAGAAGTGCCCGAACGCGAAGGGGATAATCCACCTCGGCGCGACCTCCTGCTACGTGTGCGACAACGCCGACGTTATCATTCAGCGGCAGGCGATGCTGCTGATAAAGCGCGAACTGCTCGCGGCGATAAGAGCGGTCGCGGAGTTCGCGGAGAAGCACAAGGGCATTCCGACGCTCGCGTATACGCATTTCCAGGCGGCGCAGCCGACTACCGTCGGCAAGCGTGCGACGCTCTGGCTGCAGGATCTGCTGATGGATCTCGAGCAAGTGGACTTCGCGATCTCGAATATGAAGCTGCTGGGCTGTAAGGGAACGACCGGCACATCTGCGAGCTTCCTCGAGCTTTTCGACGGCGACGCCGCGAAGGTCGAGGAGCTCGAGAAGCGCATCGTCGCGAAGCTCGGCTTCAACTCCGCCTACGCCGTCAGCGGCCAGACCTACACGCGTAAGGCGGATTTCGCGCTGCTTTCGGTGCTTTCCGGCATTGCCCAGAGCGCGCATAAGTTCTCGAACGATATCCGCCTGCTTTCGCATCTGAAAGAGGTGGACGAGCCCTTCGAGAAGGGGCAGATCGGTTCCTCCGCGATGGCGTACAAGCGCAACCCGATGCGCAGCGAACGCATCGCTTCGCTGGCGCGTTACTGCATCAGCGACCTGACGAATCCCGCGATAACCGCCGCTTCACAGTGGCTTGAGCGCACGCTCGACGACTCCGCGAACCGCCGCGTCGCGATTCCCGAGGCGTTTCTCTGCGTCGACGCGATCCTCGCGTTGTATATCAACGTCATTTCCGGCTTGAAGGTTTACCCGAAGATGATGGAAAAGCATTTGAAAGAAGAGTTGCCGTTTATGGCGACCGAGAATATCCTCATGTACTGCGTTTCCCGCAAGGGAGGCGACCGCCAGCAGCTCCACGAGGCGATACGCCGCCACTCCGTCGCCGCGGCGGAGCAGGTGAAGCTCAACGGCGGCGAAAACGACCTGCTCGAGCGCATCCTCGCGGACGGGACCTTCGGGCTGACGCGTGAAGAGCTCGACGGAATTCTCGACGCGGGCGGCTTCACCGGCCTCGCGGAGAAGCAGACGGATGACTTCCTCGCCGGTCCCGTCAAGACGGCGCTGGATGCCAACGCCGGTTTCGAAACGGTCGACGTAGAGATAAACGTCTGA
- a CDS encoding extracellular solute-binding protein — translation MANGTKKRITAAIVAICALCAFAACSRMPSKPASSDASSAAGSEEEFSMQYQPGNTEIDLGDVVETFVDKNGTPYITPLYDMSGHTVSLLSHWDADTPDSIHMISYLRKYGGPQVKFITAPYGECGTKLQSMVLAENAPDLYKVRDGDVAGIMRQGLFTDLTDLIDWDSRNWSDLKPYLDMVTYNGRILIAPEFNSNYFIWYNKNIFSERGVEDPIELYDKGEWTLDKFDGICKRLTVRQDGAVQLYGFGYDHTWMRQVFAMFDAQLSVKSGDGYVNTVGSDAVTDAISYLNEQINVSRVTCKPEKALPYFASGKLAMLWYGNWLSMSAPFAEMNLTGAIDFVPAPTNSHLALGPRQDFALSGHAIPIGAKDTEAAIAFIEIFNYYKQTPDLDKVSTDAQCELNNWSYEQFQRMRKPREYENKYTFVELSDTWDFILESVENNRSWLTVREMYSKQIDLVIDGISNSST, via the coding sequence ATGGCAAACGGTACAAAAAAGCGAATAACCGCCGCGATCGTCGCGATTTGCGCGCTCTGCGCGTTCGCGGCCTGTTCCCGTATGCCCTCCAAACCGGCGTCGTCCGACGCCTCATCCGCGGCTGGCAGCGAAGAAGAATTCAGCATGCAGTATCAGCCCGGCAACACCGAAATAGATCTCGGCGATGTTGTCGAAACGTTCGTTGACAAAAACGGCACGCCGTATATAACACCGCTGTACGATATGTCCGGACACACTGTTTCCCTGCTCAGCCACTGGGACGCGGATACCCCCGATTCGATACATATGATCAGCTATCTTCGCAAATACGGCGGACCGCAGGTGAAGTTTATCACTGCTCCATACGGAGAATGCGGAACGAAGCTTCAATCTATGGTTCTTGCGGAAAACGCGCCGGACCTCTACAAAGTCCGCGACGGCGACGTCGCCGGCATCATGCGTCAGGGGCTTTTCACCGACCTTACCGATCTTATAGACTGGGACAGCCGCAACTGGAGCGACTTGAAGCCTTATCTCGACATGGTGACTTATAACGGCAGAATCCTCATAGCGCCGGAATTCAACTCCAACTATTTCATATGGTATAACAAAAACATATTCTCCGAGCGCGGCGTCGAGGATCCGATCGAGCTCTACGATAAAGGCGAATGGACGCTGGACAAGTTCGACGGCATATGCAAGCGGCTGACCGTCAGACAGGACGGCGCGGTACAGCTCTACGGTTTCGGCTACGATCACACATGGATGCGTCAGGTCTTCGCGATGTTCGACGCACAGCTCTCGGTCAAGTCCGGTGACGGATACGTCAACACCGTTGGCAGCGACGCCGTGACCGACGCGATATCCTACCTTAACGAACAGATAAACGTTTCCCGCGTCACCTGCAAGCCGGAGAAGGCGCTCCCCTACTTTGCCTCCGGCAAGCTCGCCATGCTCTGGTACGGCAACTGGCTGTCGATGTCCGCGCCGTTTGCAGAGATGAATCTGACCGGCGCTATCGACTTCGTGCCCGCGCCGACAAACTCACACCTTGCACTCGGGCCGCGGCAGGACTTCGCCCTCTCCGGCCACGCGATACCTATAGGTGCGAAGGATACCGAGGCGGCAATCGCGTTCATAGAGATCTTCAATTACTACAAGCAGACGCCGGATCTCGACAAGGTTTCCACCGACGCGCAGTGCGAGCTGAACAACTGGTCCTACGAGCAGTTCCAGCGCATGCGCAAGCCGCGTGAATACGAAAACAAATACACCTTCGTCGAGCTTTCGGACACCTGGGATTTCATACTCGAATCCGTCGAAAACAACCGTTCCTGGCTCACGGTACGCGAGATGTATTCAAAGCAGATCGACCTTGTAATAGACGGCATTTCAAACAGCAGCACCTGA